A region of Pseudarthrobacter sp. NIBRBAC000502770 DNA encodes the following proteins:
- a CDS encoding PH domain-containing protein, producing the protein MRTEAIDPPGIAWQRVSPKYVTVRLVEWALANVLAVLVLSAPLVLVLLGWWRWPPLWLAITLPAVTLLVALWRLVLIPRQVRAIGYAERDDDLLVRSGIFFQRTMAVPYGRMQYVDIAVGPVERGLGLCTVKLHTASPGTNARIPGLPAAEGARLREQLAARGEARLAGL; encoded by the coding sequence ATGCGTACCGAGGCGATTGACCCGCCCGGTATTGCCTGGCAGCGGGTTTCCCCCAAGTACGTGACCGTCCGGCTGGTGGAGTGGGCCCTGGCGAACGTCCTGGCGGTGCTGGTCCTGTCCGCGCCGCTGGTGCTCGTCCTCCTGGGGTGGTGGCGGTGGCCGCCGCTGTGGCTGGCAATCACCCTTCCGGCTGTCACCCTGCTGGTCGCCCTGTGGCGGCTGGTGCTCATCCCGCGGCAGGTCAGGGCCATCGGCTACGCCGAGCGCGACGACGACCTCCTGGTCAGGAGCGGCATCTTCTTCCAGCGCACCATGGCCGTCCCCTACGGCCGAATGCAGTACGTGGACATCGCAGTGGGCCCCGTGGAGCGCGGGCTGGGCCTGTGTACCGTGAAGCTCCATACGGCATCACCTGGCACCAACGCGCGCATTCCCGGCCTCCCGGCGGCGGAAGGGGCGCGGCTCCGCGAACAGCTGGCCGCGCGCGGCGAAGCCAGGCTGGCAGGACTGTGA
- the folB gene encoding dihydroneopterin aldolase: MDRITLTGVTAVGHHGVFDFERREGQPFVVDAVLYLDFTGAAQSDDVRDTAHYGEVAQRITDWITGEPLNLIEALAVRIAEGLLSEFALHAVDITVHKPKAPIEVPFGDVAVTVHRDRASAVPAPAGAQA; the protein is encoded by the coding sequence ATGGACAGGATTACGCTGACCGGAGTGACGGCAGTCGGCCACCACGGTGTCTTCGATTTCGAACGCCGGGAAGGGCAGCCCTTTGTGGTGGACGCCGTGCTCTACCTGGACTTCACCGGAGCCGCGCAGTCCGACGACGTCCGGGACACCGCCCACTACGGTGAGGTGGCCCAGCGTATTACCGATTGGATCACCGGAGAGCCGCTCAACCTCATTGAGGCACTCGCGGTGCGGATCGCCGAAGGCCTCCTGTCCGAATTCGCCCTCCATGCCGTCGACATCACGGTCCATAAACCGAAGGCCCCCATTGAGGTTCCGTTCGGGGACGTGGCAGTGACGGTCCACCGGGATCGGGCCTCTGCCGTCCCTGCGCCGGCCGGGGCACAGGCATGA
- the folE gene encoding GTP cyclohydrolase I FolE, producing MTSFDDDDVSASAAYPAEAGSHHSKSEKVDRPRIEAAVREILLAIGEDPDRGGLVDTPKRVAKAYAEVFAGLHHDPADVLSTTFDLDHEELVLVKDIPFYSTCEHHLVPFHGVAHVGYIPSHDGKVTGLSKLARLVDIYARRPQVQERLTTEIVEAMVQYLKPRGAIVVVECEHMCMSMRGIRKPGAKTVTSAVRGQLHDPATRAEAMSLILGR from the coding sequence GTGACTTCCTTCGACGACGACGACGTTTCCGCCTCCGCCGCCTACCCGGCGGAGGCCGGTTCCCACCACTCCAAGAGCGAAAAGGTGGACCGGCCACGGATTGAAGCGGCCGTCCGTGAGATCCTCCTTGCCATCGGCGAGGACCCGGACCGCGGCGGCCTGGTGGACACCCCCAAAAGGGTTGCAAAGGCCTATGCGGAGGTGTTTGCCGGGCTGCACCATGATCCGGCGGACGTCCTGTCCACCACCTTCGACCTGGACCATGAGGAATTGGTCCTGGTGAAGGACATCCCGTTCTACTCCACGTGTGAGCACCACCTGGTGCCGTTCCACGGGGTTGCCCACGTTGGGTACATTCCCTCGCATGACGGCAAGGTGACCGGACTGAGCAAGCTGGCACGGCTGGTGGACATCTACGCCCGCCGCCCGCAAGTGCAGGAACGGCTGACCACCGAAATCGTCGAGGCGATGGTGCAGTACCTCAAACCCCGCGGTGCCATCGTCGTTGTCGAATGCGAACACATGTGCATGTCCATGCGCGGCATCCGCAAGCCCGGAGCGAAGACCGTCACCAGTGCGGTCCGCGGGCAGCTTCATGATCCGGCCACCCGTGCCGAAGCCATGAGCCTCATCCTCGGAAGGTAA
- a CDS encoding DUF3180 domain-containing protein, protein MKPINPLRLLLICVILAVAGWSATVVTSRYSMATPVLPSTALATMGVIVVITLILGIRILRWRNSHQPNSKTKKTQLDPLLAARTLVLAQACAYAGTVLLGWHVGIFLDQLRIWSLRSDQGITWLALAMAGGGLVMIVVGLLVERFCRIPPEDGDTPGADGKKGRTARGEAAGEGEYAYRGD, encoded by the coding sequence ATGAAGCCCATCAACCCGCTGCGTTTGCTGCTGATCTGCGTCATTCTTGCCGTCGCGGGCTGGTCGGCCACGGTTGTCACCAGCCGCTACAGCATGGCCACGCCTGTCCTGCCCTCCACCGCGCTTGCCACCATGGGGGTCATCGTCGTCATCACCTTGATCCTGGGGATCCGGATCCTGAGATGGCGGAACAGCCACCAGCCCAACAGCAAGACGAAGAAGACGCAGCTGGACCCCCTGCTGGCGGCCCGGACCCTGGTCCTGGCGCAGGCGTGTGCGTACGCGGGGACGGTGCTGCTGGGCTGGCACGTGGGCATCTTCCTTGACCAGTTGCGGATCTGGAGCCTGCGCAGCGACCAGGGAATCACCTGGCTGGCCCTTGCCATGGCCGGCGGCGGCCTGGTGATGATCGTGGTGGGACTCCTCGTTGAGCGGTTTTGCAGGATTCCCCCGGAGGACGGCGACACCCCCGGTGCCGACGGGAAGAAGGGCCGCACCGCCCGCGGCGAGGCCGCCGGGGAAGGCGAGTATGCGTACCGAGGCGATTGA
- the ftsH gene encoding ATP-dependent zinc metalloprotease FtsH — protein sequence MKAKNFFKGPGIWIVVVVGLLLVAFATLAPGGAARIDTDKGLELLSSNKVEQAKIFDGENRVDLTLKDNLQVDGQDKGKSVQFFFVDARAQDVVKAVTDAKPAQGFTDQPIESNWFSGLLSLLIPVILLGALFWFLMTRMQGGGSKIMQFGKSKAKMVSKDMPQVTFADVAGADEAVEELQEIKEFLQEPAKFQAVGAKIPKGVLLYGPPGTGKTLLARAVAGEAGVPFFSISGSDFVEMFVGVGASRVRDLFEQAKANSPAIIFVDEIDAVGRHRGAGIGGGNDEREQTLNQLLVEMDGFDVKTNVILIAATNRPDVLDPALLRPGRFDRQVSVEAPDLIGRDQILQVHAKGKPMAPGVDLKAVAKKTPGYTGADLANVLNEAALLTARSNANLIDDRALDEAIDRVMAGPQKRSRVMKEHERKITAYHEGGHALVAAALRNSAPVTKITILPRGRALGYTMVVPENDKYSITRNELLDQMAYAMGGRVAEEIVFHDPSTGASNDIEKATGTARKMVTEYGMSERVGAVRLGQGGGEPFLGRDAGHERNYSDQIAYVVDEEVRRLIEQAHDEAYEILTENRDILDFLALELLERETLNQAEIADIFRDVRKRDFREVWLSKETRPVQQAGPVESRQERAEREAQEEAKKARMDEPLDAQPPHSQGVPEDAPFHGGTPDSGPDTLRG from the coding sequence ATGAAAGCTAAGAACTTCTTCAAAGGCCCGGGCATCTGGATCGTCGTTGTGGTCGGTCTGCTCCTAGTGGCTTTTGCAACGCTCGCCCCCGGCGGTGCGGCCCGGATCGACACGGACAAGGGCCTGGAACTGCTCTCCAGCAACAAGGTGGAGCAGGCCAAGATCTTCGACGGTGAAAACCGCGTTGACCTCACGCTGAAGGACAACCTGCAGGTGGACGGGCAGGACAAAGGCAAGAGCGTCCAGTTCTTCTTCGTGGATGCCCGCGCGCAGGACGTGGTGAAGGCTGTCACCGACGCCAAGCCGGCCCAGGGCTTCACGGACCAGCCGATTGAAAGCAACTGGTTCTCGGGCCTGCTTTCCCTCCTGATCCCCGTGATCCTGCTGGGCGCACTCTTCTGGTTCCTGATGACCCGCATGCAGGGCGGCGGCTCCAAGATCATGCAGTTCGGCAAGTCCAAGGCCAAGATGGTCAGCAAGGACATGCCGCAGGTGACCTTCGCTGACGTTGCAGGTGCGGATGAGGCCGTGGAGGAACTGCAGGAGATCAAGGAATTCCTGCAGGAACCGGCCAAGTTCCAGGCCGTCGGCGCCAAGATCCCCAAGGGCGTGCTGCTGTACGGCCCGCCAGGCACCGGTAAGACCCTGCTGGCCCGCGCCGTTGCCGGTGAGGCCGGCGTACCCTTCTTCTCCATTTCCGGCTCCGACTTCGTGGAAATGTTCGTCGGCGTCGGTGCGTCCCGTGTCCGCGATCTCTTCGAGCAGGCCAAAGCCAATTCGCCGGCCATCATCTTCGTGGATGAGATCGACGCCGTCGGCCGGCACCGCGGCGCCGGCATCGGCGGCGGCAACGACGAACGCGAGCAGACGCTCAACCAGCTCCTCGTGGAGATGGACGGCTTCGACGTCAAGACCAACGTGATCCTGATCGCCGCCACCAACCGGCCCGACGTCCTGGACCCGGCACTTCTGCGCCCCGGCCGCTTCGACCGCCAGGTATCCGTGGAAGCACCGGACCTGATCGGGCGCGACCAGATCCTGCAGGTGCATGCCAAGGGCAAGCCGATGGCCCCCGGCGTTGACCTGAAGGCCGTGGCCAAGAAGACGCCCGGCTACACCGGTGCGGACCTGGCCAACGTCCTGAACGAGGCCGCGCTGCTCACGGCCCGCTCCAACGCCAACCTGATTGACGACCGCGCCCTGGACGAGGCCATCGACCGCGTCATGGCCGGCCCGCAGAAGCGCAGCCGCGTCATGAAGGAACACGAGCGCAAGATCACCGCCTACCACGAAGGCGGCCACGCCCTGGTGGCGGCAGCCCTGCGGAACTCGGCGCCGGTCACCAAGATCACCATCCTCCCGCGTGGCCGGGCCTTGGGCTACACCATGGTGGTTCCGGAGAACGACAAGTACTCCATCACCCGGAACGAGCTCCTGGACCAGATGGCCTACGCCATGGGTGGCCGCGTGGCGGAGGAGATCGTCTTCCATGATCCTTCCACCGGCGCTTCCAACGACATCGAAAAGGCCACCGGCACCGCACGCAAGATGGTCACCGAATACGGCATGAGCGAACGCGTGGGGGCTGTCCGCCTTGGCCAGGGCGGCGGTGAGCCGTTCCTGGGCCGCGATGCCGGCCATGAGCGCAACTACTCGGACCAGATCGCCTACGTTGTGGACGAGGAAGTGCGCCGCCTGATCGAGCAGGCACATGATGAGGCCTACGAAATCCTCACCGAGAACCGGGACATCCTGGACTTCCTCGCCCTGGAGCTGCTGGAGCGGGAAACCCTCAACCAGGCCGAGATTGCCGACATCTTCCGTGACGTCCGCAAGCGTGACTTCCGCGAAGTGTGGCTGTCCAAGGAGACCCGGCCGGTCCAGCAGGCCGGCCCCGTGGAAAGCCGCCAGGAGCGGGCTGAGCGCGAAGCGCAGGAGGAAGCCAAGAAGGCCCGGATGGATGAGCCGCTGGACGCCCAGCCGCCGCATTCGCAGGGCGTTCCGGAGGACGCTCCGTTTCATGGAGGAACCCCCGACTCGGGGCCTGACACCCTTCGCGGCTAA
- the folK gene encoding 2-amino-4-hydroxy-6-hydroxymethyldihydropteridine diphosphokinase, with the protein MNGIYTKAVLALGSNLGERNETLTEAVADLVDPPEVRLLAVSPIVQTKAVGGPSGQPDFLNMVITVETILTPAELLEHCQAVENKHLRVREVHWGPRTLDVDIITYGEFRSDDPVLTIPHPRAASRAFVLYPWSLIEPGATLNGERISTLAVQADDFKDLAPFDGYGDFDGLPTAGAVDER; encoded by the coding sequence ATGAACGGAATCTACACCAAGGCCGTGCTGGCCCTGGGAAGCAACCTCGGGGAACGGAATGAGACCCTGACCGAGGCCGTGGCGGACCTGGTGGACCCGCCGGAGGTCCGGCTCCTCGCCGTCTCGCCCATTGTCCAGACCAAGGCGGTGGGCGGACCCTCCGGCCAGCCCGACTTCCTGAACATGGTCATCACCGTGGAAACCATCCTCACCCCTGCGGAACTGCTGGAACACTGCCAGGCCGTGGAGAACAAGCACCTCCGGGTCCGCGAGGTCCACTGGGGACCGCGGACGCTCGACGTCGACATCATCACCTACGGAGAGTTCCGCAGCGACGATCCCGTCCTGACCATCCCGCACCCCCGCGCAGCGTCACGCGCGTTCGTCCTCTATCCGTGGTCCCTCATCGAACCCGGCGCCACGTTGAACGGCGAACGGATCAGCACCCTGGCAGTGCAGGCCGACGATTTCAAGGATCTTGCCCCGTTTGACGGTTACGGAGACTTTGACGGCCTGCCCACGGCGGGAGCTGTGGACGAGCGATGA
- the folP gene encoding dihydropteroate synthase: protein MDTLAAAPGTGPATSPLPILRKPRPAARFEDLPTGRTLVMGILNVTPDSFSDGGKHATADTAIAAGLRMFYAGADIIDVGGESTRPGADDVTPDEEQRRVLPVIEALVKAGALVSIDTTHASTAAAALKAGAAIINDVSGLTIEPEMVELVATSKVPYVLTHRRGDARTMNSLAEYTDVAGEVVAELAGVRDKLYAAGVSQEQIIIDPGLGFAKNDAQNWELLQNLDQLDSLGHKVLVAASRKRFLGTLLTVAGKSAAPDERDAATAAITAISASRGAWAVRVHDVGSSLDAVKVAARMAAAPSTQAVPKTQ from the coding sequence ATGGATACACTCGCTGCAGCCCCCGGAACGGGGCCCGCAACATCCCCGCTGCCAATCCTGCGCAAGCCGCGGCCGGCCGCGCGGTTCGAAGACCTGCCCACCGGCCGCACCCTGGTCATGGGCATCCTGAACGTCACCCCTGACTCCTTCAGCGACGGCGGCAAGCATGCGACGGCGGACACCGCCATCGCGGCCGGCCTGCGAATGTTCTACGCCGGCGCTGACATCATCGACGTTGGAGGCGAGTCCACCCGGCCGGGTGCCGACGACGTCACTCCGGATGAAGAGCAGCGCCGCGTGCTGCCGGTGATCGAAGCGCTGGTGAAGGCCGGCGCCCTGGTCAGCATCGACACCACGCACGCCTCCACGGCGGCCGCTGCACTCAAGGCCGGCGCTGCCATCATCAACGACGTCTCCGGACTGACCATCGAACCCGAGATGGTGGAGCTTGTGGCAACCTCCAAGGTGCCCTATGTCCTCACCCACCGCCGGGGCGACGCCAGGACCATGAACTCGCTCGCCGAATATACGGACGTGGCCGGGGAAGTGGTGGCGGAGCTGGCAGGAGTGCGGGACAAGCTCTACGCTGCCGGCGTCAGCCAGGAACAGATCATCATCGACCCGGGCCTGGGGTTCGCCAAGAACGATGCCCAGAACTGGGAACTCCTGCAAAACCTGGACCAGCTGGACAGCCTGGGGCACAAGGTCCTGGTGGCCGCCTCCCGCAAGCGTTTCCTCGGCACCCTCCTTACCGTCGCCGGAAAGTCCGCCGCTCCGGACGAACGGGACGCTGCCACGGCCGCGATCACGGCGATCAGCGCCAGCCGCGGGGCATGGGCCGTGCGTGTGCACGACGTCGGGTCCAGCCTCGACGCGGTCAAGGTTGCGGCGCGCATGGCGGCGGCACCCTCGACACAAGCCGTACCTAAAACGCAATAG